A genome region from Brienomyrus brachyistius isolate T26 chromosome 23, BBRACH_0.4, whole genome shotgun sequence includes the following:
- the LOC125718672 gene encoding ETS domain-containing transcription factor ERF-like yields MKTQGDAGFTLPDWACKAESSPGSRQVQLWHFILELLRKEEYQDVIAWQGDYGEFVIKDPEEMARLWGARKCKPQMNYDKLSRALRYYYNKRILHKTKGKRFTYKFNFNKLVLVNYPFVDMGAAGRGIPQSAPPVPSGAGTHFRFPLVPPVETLSPSEAPRSPGSASTLGALSRRMARGSVSDCSDGTSVHSELEEGGVGDERGFRAILPSRLPPDSFLRVYGPPPNPSLPRTIQPPRVHPEPLSPFPVSPHPGLSPVLSLTPSSHLYTPSPSLSPLMGSRFSFSPEDMQRYLQAHTQSVYNYHLSPRAFLHYSSLLIPQPQRRDKGPGPMLGDRGLTGPHPVLPQAHGRSTQAAEDSHLFPFEFKLQPPPLGRKQREGHAPHRPATNGMGPGSRSIPGSSNSSSSIDRLPKIKVEHISDVESEEEVEVTDISEEEKEAEKERDLPSSPETQPDGSPTPQPSEDDSDEDVFKTPVTPPSPLPSHSSLWPSSSAPTERPAGGSTKCIPLKLRFKRRWSEDQRLEADGGGVGEADDKKVRAEKGKGDWQQHGSCGLQSPPPPSQRRASAELQRATAQLSLGGDC; encoded by the exons ATGAAAACACAGGGGGACGCTG GCTTCACCCTGCCAGACTGGGCCTGCAAGGCCGAATCCAGCCCAGGTTCACGGCAGGTCCAGCTGTGGCACTTTATTCTGGAGCTGCTTCGCAAGGAGGAGTACCAGGATGTGATAGCCTGGCAGGGTGACTACGGCGAGTTCGTCATCAAGGACCCTGAGGAGATGGCACGGCTGTGGGGGGCGCGCAAGTGCAAGCCACAGATGAATTACGACAAGCTGAGCCGCGCACTCAG GTATTACTATAACAAGAGGATTCTGCACAAGACCAAAGGGAAGAGATTCACATACAAGTTCAACTTCAACAAGCTGGTGCTTGTAAACTATCCCTTTGTTGACATGGGTGCTGCAG GCCGCGGAATTCCTCAGAGTGCCCCGCCGGTGCCCTCGGGGGCAGGAACCCACTTCCGCTTCCCCCTGGTCCCGCCAGTGGAGACGCTGTCCCCTAGCGAGGCCCCCCGCAGCCCCGGCTCTGCCAGCACGCTGGGGGCTCTCTCCCGCCGCATGGCCCGTGGGTCCGTCAGTGACTGCAGCGATGGCACATCTGTTCACTCAGAGCTGGAGGAAGGCGGAGTGGGTGACGAGCGAGGCTTCCGGGCCATCCTGCCATCCCGCCTCCCTCCCGATTCGTTCCTTAGGGTGTACgggccccccccaaacccctcaCTCCCTCGCACGATCCAGCCTCCCCGAGTTCACCCAGAGCCGCTGTCCCCCTTCccagtgtccccccaccccggaCTCTCTCCAGTCCTGTCACTGACACCCTCCTCTCACCTGTACACGCCTTCGCCGTCTCTTAGCCCCCTGATGGGCTCTCGCTTCTCCTTCAGCCCTGAGGACATGCAGCGCTATCTGCAGGCTCACACGCAGAGCGTTTATAACTATCACCTGAGCCCTCGCGCCTTCCTGCACTACTCCAGCCTGCTGATCCCACAGCCACAGCGGCGAGACAAAGGCCCGGGCCCCATGCTCGGTGACCGGGGTCTCACCGGCCCCCACCCGGTCCTGCCTCAGGCCCATGGTCGCTCGACACAGGCAGCTGAGGACTCTCACCTCTTCCCCTTTGAGTTCAAGCTTCAACCACCACCATTGGGGCGCAAACAGCGAGAAGGGCATGCCCCACACAGGCCCGCCACCAATGGCATGGGCCCCGGTTCCAGGTCGATTCCTGGCTCCTCCAACTCCTCGAGCAGCATAGATAGGCTGCCTAAGATCAAG gtgGAACATATCTCTGACGTAGAAtcagaggaggaggtggaggtgaCCGACATcagtgaggaggagaaagaagcaGAAAAGGAGCGGGACCTGCCTTCATCCCCAGAGACACAGCCCGACGGCAGCCCCACGCCGCAACCGTCTGAAGACGACTCTGATGAGGATGTGTTCAAGACTCCTGTGACTCCCCCATCACCTCTCCCCAGTCACTCATCTCTCTGGCCTTCAAGCTCCGCCCCAACGGAGCGTCCCGCAGGTGGGAGCACAAAGTGCATCCCCCTGAAACTGCGCTTCAAGCGGCGCTGGAGTGAGGACCAGCGGCTGGAAGCtgatggtggtggtgttggtgagGCCGACGACAAGAAGGTGCGTGCGGAGAAGGGGAAGGGAGACTGGCAGCAGCATGGGAGCTGCGGCCTgcagagcccccctcccccaagccaGCGCCGGGCGAGTGCTGAACTGCAGCGTGCCACAGCCCAGCTCTCCCTGGGGGGCGATTGCTGA